A portion of the Mesobacillus sp. AQ2 genome contains these proteins:
- the paaA gene encoding 1,2-phenylacetyl-CoA epoxidase subunit PaaA, which translates to MENTISFDQLTDEEKYQHFMKRIEAGEKIEADDWMPEDYRMTLIKLISMHGISEIMGALPEKEWVPKAPSLKRKLGIMAKVQDEMGHGQLLLRVAEDLMKPLGKSRENIIEDLLSGDLKFHNVFHMEAKTWGDAGLIGWLVDGAAIITQTNMLDASYGPYARALKRICAEEVFHAQHGEAIIMALAEGTDEQKAMIQDSIDRWWEALLMFFGPGDASTTGASKQDTTIKYRIRTKTNEDLRQDFFTKYIPRVLSLGLKLPDETMHFDQESGMWQYKQPDWSKFKQIIKNNGPKSKERLRLREISYSNNKWVIDALSAQA; encoded by the coding sequence ATGGAAAATACAATTTCCTTCGACCAGTTGACGGATGAGGAAAAATATCAGCATTTTATGAAGCGGATCGAAGCTGGAGAAAAAATCGAGGCGGATGACTGGATGCCGGAAGACTACCGGATGACGCTGATTAAGCTGATTTCAATGCATGGCATCAGTGAAATTATGGGGGCACTTCCTGAAAAGGAATGGGTACCTAAAGCTCCTTCATTAAAAAGAAAGCTTGGAATCATGGCAAAGGTCCAGGATGAAATGGGCCACGGGCAGCTGCTATTAAGAGTGGCAGAGGATTTGATGAAGCCTCTAGGAAAATCAAGGGAAAACATCATCGAAGATTTGCTGTCCGGTGACCTCAAGTTCCACAACGTGTTTCATATGGAAGCGAAGACCTGGGGGGACGCCGGATTGATCGGATGGCTTGTGGACGGAGCGGCAATCATCACCCAGACGAATATGCTTGATGCTTCTTATGGTCCATATGCAAGAGCATTGAAACGCATATGTGCAGAGGAAGTTTTCCACGCCCAGCATGGAGAGGCGATCATCATGGCGCTCGCTGAAGGAACAGATGAGCAAAAAGCGATGATCCAGGATTCGATTGACCGATGGTGGGAAGCGCTGTTAATGTTCTTTGGACCCGGGGATGCATCGACAACAGGAGCTTCAAAACAGGATACGACGATTAAATACAGGATCAGAACCAAAACAAATGAAGACCTGCGCCAGGATTTTTTCACAAAGTATATCCCGAGGGTCCTTTCGCTTGGCCTGAAGCTTCCAGATGAAACCATGCATTTTGACCAGGAGTCGGGCATGTGGCAATACAAGCAGCCGGATTGGAGCAAGTTCAAGCAAATCATCAAGAACAATGGGCCAAAATCTAAGGAGCGTCTTAGATTAAGGGAGATTTCCTACAGCAACAATAAATGGGTAATCGATGCGTTAAGCGCTCAAGCATAA